In Danaus plexippus chromosome 14, MEX_DaPlex, whole genome shotgun sequence, a single genomic region encodes these proteins:
- the LOC116769805 gene encoding uncharacterized protein LOC116769805 isoform X2 — protein MNISVDGNCMNPSNSGNVLRPNNMYSFRPKNPYANHPGIRQPHMSHFYPPNGLFAQIGNPHNVPQRPMSYAAAYHQMSHQMINQPVRPASKSDNKKQSIKPVPKSDQQNNFTKNTSSLDLQNIYKHHENGHRTLIILRGAPGSGKTYLAHKIIDTLYNKRNNNYYMHIFSTDQYFTRKGVYEYCRNRLSEAHEWNQKRAYGAMKQGVSPVIIDNTNTEIWEMKPYVDSGVKFGYIIEVLEPDTPWARKAQTLCKKNSHNVPFANIKRMLENLEHNPTGPSLLHHYSLQYEPTMTPPILRSLPPFNERSPEELGSTNNRPKYVANENIKNVRTNNYNHQIKQQSPNASSSQQSISASVNNTKTNKSAENPFLKALDVNNPVNDVKENASPSAIHLDDPTKEDMLENPTTTSILICQEEKEKQEDNAELASFPNESREQLDNASKITSLVNDVGGDENQEIIFSRTSSDSDSLKGGLLFDVEADVSNRFEKEKNHSGEEAKKTKNTDDVQKILETFEKVEIEWESGEQWEAESARREENLECQGAKALDVKPQRKHKAVNIENTDNALKGNLTNCQDWTKIGMFLPPWSDENENKNVQDVESSIPLVEKRSNFTCFEIGDTNISHAKNLYKIISAKPRDINEFHLPITSNKIPDQWMLDKSTSTHDNQMLSPIKRCKNEEEHFKLFSRLFKNVDVDILRDIFDKCCGDINWAVDIVLDDMASENVNNIMANINTPIHDIDMPELDCDCLSAYNIIPERLEAILPENQMPNQTDTQYTVNFKKNKKECTVSEASIELKKQIEGNFVIPDNHYSERCLKIRKLRRGEVDTQETLDSEDNTNNEPSTSAETSRTTDQNSAYFDNNLPSTSKTDSVVPEISDSASCVSSDEDEEKTVNICLGREFVTKLDEIYGGQTAECLSFINPTVNIPMSLLSIINALWIESLTDQLQEDSKQSQIMMEQDAELARLLAAKEEELTRLGQEPEVPDFKEIMDMDYALSIYQRDVLEWRNNLPDDLAAKLSREKLYNLFPSVSPDVLSELLAAHDNNFHLTVEVLLTSTGQTDILQAKNGVNKFIVQKEMERHEKLLQEERKALSEVEWPLLPKNEKVDMSTVQHFRNCADKHLRIRNDNYNKASEYFRRGMTQVSTYYLELANFHKTRFEHSNSMAVASLIQVHAANSSNNATLDLHYLRVREAKEALDLFLDTHIQKLKELQTRSSVRCHDLFFITGRGAHSQGEPKLKPAVKKRLLERGLKCSERNPGVLTAKVCADNKLTYEIA, from the exons ATGAACATCTCTGTGGATGGGAATTGTATGAATCCTTCAAATAGTGGAAATGTTCTAAGGCCAAACAACATGTATTCATTCCGTCCCAAGAACCCCTATGCCAACCATCCTGGTATAAGGCAGCCACATATGAGCCATTTTTACCCTCCAAATGGTTTGTTTGCACAAATTGGAAATCCACATAATGTTCCTCAGCGGCCAATGTCATATGCTGCTGCTTATCATCAAATGTCTCATCAAATGATTAACCAGCCAGTGAGACCTGCAAGTAAATCTGACAATAAAAAGCAAAGCATTAAACCTGTTCCCAAATCTGATCAACAgaataattttacgaaaaaCACTTCAAGTCTTGACCttcaaaatatctataaacacCACGAGAATGGTCATcgtactttaataattttgcgaGGTGCACCTGGTAGTGGAAAAACATATCTGGcgcataaaattattgatacgctttataataaacgtaataataattactatatgCACATTTTTAGTACTGATCAATATTTTACAAGGAAGGGTGTTTATGAATATTGCAGAAATAGACTATCTGAAGCCCATGAGTGGAATCAGAAACGTGCATATGGTGCTATGAAGCAAGGTGTAAGCCCTGTAATCATAGACAACACAAACACTGAAATATGGGAAATGAAACCATATGTAGACAGTGGAGTGAAGTTTGGATATATTATAGAAGTTCTTGAACCTGACACACCTTGGGCTAGAAAAGCTCAAACACTGTGCAAGAAAAATTCGCACAATGTTCCCTTTGCAAATATTAAACGCATGCTGGAAAACCTGGAACATAATCCAACAGGGCCATCCTTGCTACATCACTATTCTTTGCAATATGAACCAACTATGACACCGCCTATCTTGCGGTCACTACCGCCGTTTAATGAAAGATCGCCAGAAGAATTGGGTTCCACTAATAATAGGCCAAAATATGTTGcaaatgaaaacattaaaaacgtcCGTACAAACAATTATAACCACCAAATAAAACAGCAATCACCGAATGCTAGCTCGTCACAGCAAAGTATTTCTGCCTcagtaaataatacaaaaacaaacaaatctgCAGAAAATccatttttaaaagctttagATGTGAACAATCCAGTAAACGATGTTAAAGAAAATGCTTCTCCATCTGCAATACATTTAGATGACCCAACAAAAGAAGATATGCTGGAAAATCCAACAACTACATCAATTTTAATCTGCCAAGAGGAGAAGGAAAAACAAGAAGATAATGCTGAACTAGCTTCATTTCCAAATGAATCAAGAGAACAATTAGATAATGCTTCGAAAATTACATCTTTGGTAAATGATGTAGGAGGAGACGAAAAtcaggaaattattttttcaagaaCATCCTCAGACAGTGACTCATTAAAGGGAGGTCTCTTATTTGACGTGGAAGCCGATGTTTCAAATCgatttgaaaaagaaaagaatcATTCAGGTGAAGAAgctaaaaaaacaaagaatacaGATGATGTACAAAAAATCTTAGAAACATTTGAAAAAGTGGAGATTGAATGGGAAAGTGGTGAGCAATGGGAAGCAGAGTCAGCAAGAAGGGAAGAGAATTTAGAATGTCAGGGTGCAAAAGCATTAGATGTAAAACCGCAGAGAAAACATAAAGCAGTGAACATCGAAAATACCGATAATGCACTAAAAGGCAATTTGACAAATTGTCAAGATTGGACAAAAATAGGAATGTTCTTACCACCATGGTctgatgaaaatgaaaacaaaaacgtACAAGATGTAGAGTCCTCGATCCCGCTCGTAGAAAAAAGATCCAACTTTACCTGCTTCGAAATCGGGGATACAAATATCAGTCAtgcaaaaaatctatataaaattatctctgCTAAGCCACGAGACATCAATGAATTTCATCTCCCGATAACAAGCAATAAAATTCCTGATCAATGGATGTTAGATAAAAGTACTTCAACGCATGACAATCAGATGTTGTCACCAATAAAACGTTGTAAGAACGAGGAGGAACATTTTAAGTTGTTCtcgagattatttaaaaacgtgGATGTTGATATATTGAGGGATATTTTCGACAAATGTTGTGGGGATATAAACTGGGCGGTAGATATCGTACTTGATGACATGGCTAGCGAAAACgtcaataatataatggcCAACATAAACACACCAATTCATGACATAGATATGCCTGAACTTGATTGCGACTGTCTCTCCGCCTATAACATAATACCAGAACGACTTGAGGCAATCTTACCAGAAAACCAAATGCCTAACCAGACGGATACCCAGTATACAGTAAATttcaaaaagaataaaaaagaatgcACTGTCTCAGAGGCTTCTATCGAgttgaaaaaacaaatagaagGAAATTTTGTCATACCTGACAATCATTACTCTGAACGTtgcttaaaaataagaaaacttcGTCGTGGTGAAGTTGATACTCAAGAAACTTTAGATTCTGAAGACAATACTAACAACGAGCCTTCAACATCGGCTGAAACTTCAAGAACTACTGATCAAAATTCAGCATATTTTGACAATAATTTACCAAGCACATCTAAAACGGATAGTGTTGTACCAGAAATAAGTGACTCAGCTTCTTGTGTAAGCTCTGATGAGGATGAAGAAAAGACTGTAAACATATGTTTAGGAAGAGAATTTGTGACGAAATTAGATGAAATCTATGGAGGTCAAACAGCTGAATGTCTCAGTTTCATAAATCCGACAGTCAACATCCCAATGTCacttttaagtataataaacGCTCTATGGATTGAATCATTAACCGATCAGTTGCAAGAAGATTCTAAACAATCTCAAATAATGATGGAGCAAGACGCGGAACTCGCGCG ACTCTTAGCAGCTAAAGAGGAGGAGTTGACTCGTTTGGGACAAGAACCAGAAGTACCAGATTTCAAGGAAATCATGGACATGGATTACGCCTTGTCTATATATCAGAGGGATGTATTGGAATGGCGTAATAATTTACCAGATGATCTCGCAGCAAAACTTTCAAGAGAAaagttgtataatttattcccATCGGTATCACCGGACGTGCTATCAGAACTTCTGGCGGCCCATGACAATAATTTCCATCTAACCGTCGag GTGCTCTTGACCTCTACCGGACAAACTGATATTCTGCAAGCGAAGAATGgcgttaataaatttattgtgcaAAAAGAAATGGAGCGGCATGAGAAACTGCTCCAAGAAGAgagaaaa GCGCTGTCTGAAGTTGAGTGGCCATTGTTGCCGAAAAATGAGAAAGTGGATATGTCCACTGTACAACATTTTCGCAACTGCGCCGACAAGCACCTCAGAATTAGAAACGA TAATTACAACAAGGCGAGTGAATACTTCAGGCGTGGTATGACTCAAGTGTCGACTTATTATTTAGAACTGGCGAATTTTCATAAGACAAGATTCGAACATTCCAATTCCATGGCAGTAGCTTCCTTGATACAA GTACACGCAGCCAACTCCTCCAATAACGCTACTCTAGACCTCCATTATCTGAGGGTCCGTGAGGCTAAGGAGGCATTAGACCTCTTCCTAGATacacatatacaaaaattgaAAGAATTGCAAACCAGATCCAGTGTGAGATGTCACGATCTGTTCTTTATAACCGGCAGAGGAGCCCACAGCCAGGGCGAGCCTAAACTAAAACCAGCTGTTAAAAAGAGGCTATTGGAACGCGGATTGAA atgTAGCGAACGCAATCCCGGCGTTTTAACTGCTAAGGTTTGCGCTGATAACAAATTGACGTATGAGATAGCTTAG
- the LOC116769805 gene encoding uncharacterized protein LOC116769805 isoform X1, translating to MEEKDKETDYNNVVDKLLETFGEILSRDVMLAIVESYEGDLNESANAVMNISVDGNCMNPSNSGNVLRPNNMYSFRPKNPYANHPGIRQPHMSHFYPPNGLFAQIGNPHNVPQRPMSYAAAYHQMSHQMINQPVRPASKSDNKKQSIKPVPKSDQQNNFTKNTSSLDLQNIYKHHENGHRTLIILRGAPGSGKTYLAHKIIDTLYNKRNNNYYMHIFSTDQYFTRKGVYEYCRNRLSEAHEWNQKRAYGAMKQGVSPVIIDNTNTEIWEMKPYVDSGVKFGYIIEVLEPDTPWARKAQTLCKKNSHNVPFANIKRMLENLEHNPTGPSLLHHYSLQYEPTMTPPILRSLPPFNERSPEELGSTNNRPKYVANENIKNVRTNNYNHQIKQQSPNASSSQQSISASVNNTKTNKSAENPFLKALDVNNPVNDVKENASPSAIHLDDPTKEDMLENPTTTSILICQEEKEKQEDNAELASFPNESREQLDNASKITSLVNDVGGDENQEIIFSRTSSDSDSLKGGLLFDVEADVSNRFEKEKNHSGEEAKKTKNTDDVQKILETFEKVEIEWESGEQWEAESARREENLECQGAKALDVKPQRKHKAVNIENTDNALKGNLTNCQDWTKIGMFLPPWSDENENKNVQDVESSIPLVEKRSNFTCFEIGDTNISHAKNLYKIISAKPRDINEFHLPITSNKIPDQWMLDKSTSTHDNQMLSPIKRCKNEEEHFKLFSRLFKNVDVDILRDIFDKCCGDINWAVDIVLDDMASENVNNIMANINTPIHDIDMPELDCDCLSAYNIIPERLEAILPENQMPNQTDTQYTVNFKKNKKECTVSEASIELKKQIEGNFVIPDNHYSERCLKIRKLRRGEVDTQETLDSEDNTNNEPSTSAETSRTTDQNSAYFDNNLPSTSKTDSVVPEISDSASCVSSDEDEEKTVNICLGREFVTKLDEIYGGQTAECLSFINPTVNIPMSLLSIINALWIESLTDQLQEDSKQSQIMMEQDAELARLLAAKEEELTRLGQEPEVPDFKEIMDMDYALSIYQRDVLEWRNNLPDDLAAKLSREKLYNLFPSVSPDVLSELLAAHDNNFHLTVEVLLTSTGQTDILQAKNGVNKFIVQKEMERHEKLLQEERKALSEVEWPLLPKNEKVDMSTVQHFRNCADKHLRIRNDNYNKASEYFRRGMTQVSTYYLELANFHKTRFEHSNSMAVASLIQVHAANSSNNATLDLHYLRVREAKEALDLFLDTHIQKLKELQTRSSVRCHDLFFITGRGAHSQGEPKLKPAVKKRLLERGLKCSERNPGVLTAKVCADNKLTYEIA from the exons ATGGAagaaaaagataaagaaaccGATTACAATAATGTTGTCGATAAACTATTGGAAACGTTCGGAGAGATTCTCAGTAGAGATGTGATGTTAGCTATCGTGGAAAGCTACGAAGGAGACC tTAATGAATCGGCGAATGCTGTTATGAACATCTCTGTGGATGGGAATTGTATGAATCCTTCAAATAGTGGAAATGTTCTAAGGCCAAACAACATGTATTCATTCCGTCCCAAGAACCCCTATGCCAACCATCCTGGTATAAGGCAGCCACATATGAGCCATTTTTACCCTCCAAATGGTTTGTTTGCACAAATTGGAAATCCACATAATGTTCCTCAGCGGCCAATGTCATATGCTGCTGCTTATCATCAAATGTCTCATCAAATGATTAACCAGCCAGTGAGACCTGCAAGTAAATCTGACAATAAAAAGCAAAGCATTAAACCTGTTCCCAAATCTGATCAACAgaataattttacgaaaaaCACTTCAAGTCTTGACCttcaaaatatctataaacacCACGAGAATGGTCATcgtactttaataattttgcgaGGTGCACCTGGTAGTGGAAAAACATATCTGGcgcataaaattattgatacgctttataataaacgtaataataattactatatgCACATTTTTAGTACTGATCAATATTTTACAAGGAAGGGTGTTTATGAATATTGCAGAAATAGACTATCTGAAGCCCATGAGTGGAATCAGAAACGTGCATATGGTGCTATGAAGCAAGGTGTAAGCCCTGTAATCATAGACAACACAAACACTGAAATATGGGAAATGAAACCATATGTAGACAGTGGAGTGAAGTTTGGATATATTATAGAAGTTCTTGAACCTGACACACCTTGGGCTAGAAAAGCTCAAACACTGTGCAAGAAAAATTCGCACAATGTTCCCTTTGCAAATATTAAACGCATGCTGGAAAACCTGGAACATAATCCAACAGGGCCATCCTTGCTACATCACTATTCTTTGCAATATGAACCAACTATGACACCGCCTATCTTGCGGTCACTACCGCCGTTTAATGAAAGATCGCCAGAAGAATTGGGTTCCACTAATAATAGGCCAAAATATGTTGcaaatgaaaacattaaaaacgtcCGTACAAACAATTATAACCACCAAATAAAACAGCAATCACCGAATGCTAGCTCGTCACAGCAAAGTATTTCTGCCTcagtaaataatacaaaaacaaacaaatctgCAGAAAATccatttttaaaagctttagATGTGAACAATCCAGTAAACGATGTTAAAGAAAATGCTTCTCCATCTGCAATACATTTAGATGACCCAACAAAAGAAGATATGCTGGAAAATCCAACAACTACATCAATTTTAATCTGCCAAGAGGAGAAGGAAAAACAAGAAGATAATGCTGAACTAGCTTCATTTCCAAATGAATCAAGAGAACAATTAGATAATGCTTCGAAAATTACATCTTTGGTAAATGATGTAGGAGGAGACGAAAAtcaggaaattattttttcaagaaCATCCTCAGACAGTGACTCATTAAAGGGAGGTCTCTTATTTGACGTGGAAGCCGATGTTTCAAATCgatttgaaaaagaaaagaatcATTCAGGTGAAGAAgctaaaaaaacaaagaatacaGATGATGTACAAAAAATCTTAGAAACATTTGAAAAAGTGGAGATTGAATGGGAAAGTGGTGAGCAATGGGAAGCAGAGTCAGCAAGAAGGGAAGAGAATTTAGAATGTCAGGGTGCAAAAGCATTAGATGTAAAACCGCAGAGAAAACATAAAGCAGTGAACATCGAAAATACCGATAATGCACTAAAAGGCAATTTGACAAATTGTCAAGATTGGACAAAAATAGGAATGTTCTTACCACCATGGTctgatgaaaatgaaaacaaaaacgtACAAGATGTAGAGTCCTCGATCCCGCTCGTAGAAAAAAGATCCAACTTTACCTGCTTCGAAATCGGGGATACAAATATCAGTCAtgcaaaaaatctatataaaattatctctgCTAAGCCACGAGACATCAATGAATTTCATCTCCCGATAACAAGCAATAAAATTCCTGATCAATGGATGTTAGATAAAAGTACTTCAACGCATGACAATCAGATGTTGTCACCAATAAAACGTTGTAAGAACGAGGAGGAACATTTTAAGTTGTTCtcgagattatttaaaaacgtgGATGTTGATATATTGAGGGATATTTTCGACAAATGTTGTGGGGATATAAACTGGGCGGTAGATATCGTACTTGATGACATGGCTAGCGAAAACgtcaataatataatggcCAACATAAACACACCAATTCATGACATAGATATGCCTGAACTTGATTGCGACTGTCTCTCCGCCTATAACATAATACCAGAACGACTTGAGGCAATCTTACCAGAAAACCAAATGCCTAACCAGACGGATACCCAGTATACAGTAAATttcaaaaagaataaaaaagaatgcACTGTCTCAGAGGCTTCTATCGAgttgaaaaaacaaatagaagGAAATTTTGTCATACCTGACAATCATTACTCTGAACGTtgcttaaaaataagaaaacttcGTCGTGGTGAAGTTGATACTCAAGAAACTTTAGATTCTGAAGACAATACTAACAACGAGCCTTCAACATCGGCTGAAACTTCAAGAACTACTGATCAAAATTCAGCATATTTTGACAATAATTTACCAAGCACATCTAAAACGGATAGTGTTGTACCAGAAATAAGTGACTCAGCTTCTTGTGTAAGCTCTGATGAGGATGAAGAAAAGACTGTAAACATATGTTTAGGAAGAGAATTTGTGACGAAATTAGATGAAATCTATGGAGGTCAAACAGCTGAATGTCTCAGTTTCATAAATCCGACAGTCAACATCCCAATGTCacttttaagtataataaacGCTCTATGGATTGAATCATTAACCGATCAGTTGCAAGAAGATTCTAAACAATCTCAAATAATGATGGAGCAAGACGCGGAACTCGCGCG ACTCTTAGCAGCTAAAGAGGAGGAGTTGACTCGTTTGGGACAAGAACCAGAAGTACCAGATTTCAAGGAAATCATGGACATGGATTACGCCTTGTCTATATATCAGAGGGATGTATTGGAATGGCGTAATAATTTACCAGATGATCTCGCAGCAAAACTTTCAAGAGAAaagttgtataatttattcccATCGGTATCACCGGACGTGCTATCAGAACTTCTGGCGGCCCATGACAATAATTTCCATCTAACCGTCGag GTGCTCTTGACCTCTACCGGACAAACTGATATTCTGCAAGCGAAGAATGgcgttaataaatttattgtgcaAAAAGAAATGGAGCGGCATGAGAAACTGCTCCAAGAAGAgagaaaa GCGCTGTCTGAAGTTGAGTGGCCATTGTTGCCGAAAAATGAGAAAGTGGATATGTCCACTGTACAACATTTTCGCAACTGCGCCGACAAGCACCTCAGAATTAGAAACGA TAATTACAACAAGGCGAGTGAATACTTCAGGCGTGGTATGACTCAAGTGTCGACTTATTATTTAGAACTGGCGAATTTTCATAAGACAAGATTCGAACATTCCAATTCCATGGCAGTAGCTTCCTTGATACAA GTACACGCAGCCAACTCCTCCAATAACGCTACTCTAGACCTCCATTATCTGAGGGTCCGTGAGGCTAAGGAGGCATTAGACCTCTTCCTAGATacacatatacaaaaattgaAAGAATTGCAAACCAGATCCAGTGTGAGATGTCACGATCTGTTCTTTATAACCGGCAGAGGAGCCCACAGCCAGGGCGAGCCTAAACTAAAACCAGCTGTTAAAAAGAGGCTATTGGAACGCGGATTGAA atgTAGCGAACGCAATCCCGGCGTTTTAACTGCTAAGGTTTGCGCTGATAACAAATTGACGTATGAGATAGCTTAG